One Chaetodon trifascialis isolate fChaTrf1 chromosome 13, fChaTrf1.hap1, whole genome shotgun sequence DNA segment encodes these proteins:
- the setd4 gene encoding SET domain-containing protein 4 isoform X1: MRGHRAGRAWRTRRKRRQRGGRVVRSVSLCHQPQYVRLMKFLHRRGFTSALLQPAVFTDTGRGLQALKTIKPGQLLISLPESCLLTTSTVLNSYLGHYVKSWTPRLSPLLALCVFLVCEQHRGEASDWFPYIDMLPATYTCPAYFTDDVMAVLPVCLQRRASEQRDAVRELHGLNQDFFRSLQPILSQPVDKVLTYEALRWAWCSVNTRSVFMSHSSNSFLCGQDVYALAPFLDLLNHRPDVQVKAGFNHVTGCYEVSSVSGTPGYQQAFIHYGSHDSQRLLLEYGFVAPSNPHSVVYVDPDVLADLLRGDRSLDQKMKFLRDNDFLHDLSVSTEGPSWRLMTVLRLLSLPQTLYHHWRAVLLGQVVCEDREGWSVQTAKTLCQRLLQDTHTALDKISVLLLQRDQAVREQLHVVQSLRQEERCILGSCLEVLEDTLRQPDQLLSCQPDIDAAS, from the exons ATGAGGGGTCATCGGGCTGGACGAGCCTGGAgaacgaggaggaagaggagacagagaggaggaagagtcgTCCGGTCAG tgtctctgtgtcacCAGCCGCAGTACGTGAGGCTGATGAAGTTCCTTCATCGACGAGGGTTCACCTCAGCGCTGCTGCAGCCCGCCGTCTTCACAG acacaggCAGAGGACTGCAGGCTCTGAAGACCATAAAG CCCGGCCAGCTGCTCATTTCTCTGCCTGAGTCTTGTCTCCTCACGACCTCGACTGTCCTGAACAGCTACCTGGGACATTATGTCAAGAG CTGGACACCCCGGCTCTCTCCCCTGCTGGCGCTCTGTGTCTTCCTGGTGTgcgagcagcacagaggagaggccTCTGATTGGTTCCCGTACATCGACATGCTGCCCGCCACTTACACCTGCCCCGCCTACTTCACAGACGATGTCATGGCtgtcctgcctgtctgtctgcagagacgGGCGTCAGAGCAGAGGGACGCGGTGCGAGAACTGCACGGCCTCAATCAGGACTTCTTCAG ATCCCTGCAGCCAATCCTGAGTCAGCCTGTGGACAAGGTGTTGACATATGAGGCActgag GTGGGCCTGGTGTAGTGTCAACACACGCTCCGTCTTCATGTCCCACTCGTCCAACAGCTTCCTGTGTGGACAGGATGTTTATGCCTTGGCTCCCTTCCTGGACCTGCTCAACCACCGTCCTGACGTGCAG GTCAAAGCGGGTTTCAACCACGTGACAGGATGCTATGAAGTCAGCAGCGTCTCGGGGACGCCGGGCTACCAGCAGGCCTTCATCCACTACGGCTCCCACGACAGCCAGCGCCTGCTGCTGGAGTACGGCTTCGTCGCCCCCTCCAACCCCCACAGCGTGGTCTACGTGGATccag ATGTCCTGGCAGACTTGTTAAGAGGAGACAGGAGTTTGGACCAGAAGATGAAGTTCCTCAGAGACAACGACTTCCTTCA TGATCTGAGTGTGTCCACTGAAGGTCCCAGCTGGAGGCTGATGACGGTGCTCAGGCTGCTGTCGCTGCCACAGACACTGTA TCACCACTGGAGGGCGGTGTTGCTCGGTCAGGTGGTgtgtgaagacagagaggggtGGAGCGTCCAGACAGCGAAGACTCTCTGTCAGCGACTactgcaagacacacacacagctctggaTAAG atctccgtcctcctcctgcagcgcGACCAGGCCGTCAGGGAGCAGCTCCACGTGGTCCAGTCActgcgacaggaggagaggtgcATCCTGGGAAGCTGTCTGGAGGTACTGGAGGACACACTGAGACAACCGGACCAACTGTTGTCGTGCCAACCCGACATTGACGCCGCGAGTTGA
- the setd4 gene encoding SET domain-containing protein 4 isoform X2 produces the protein MKFLHRRGFTSALLQPAVFTDTGRGLQALKTIKPGQLLISLPESCLLTTSTVLNSYLGHYVKSWTPRLSPLLALCVFLVCEQHRGEASDWFPYIDMLPATYTCPAYFTDDVMAVLPVCLQRRASEQRDAVRELHGLNQDFFRSLQPILSQPVDKVLTYEALRWAWCSVNTRSVFMSHSSNSFLCGQDVYALAPFLDLLNHRPDVQVKAGFNHVTGCYEVSSVSGTPGYQQAFIHYGSHDSQRLLLEYGFVAPSNPHSVVYVDPDVLADLLRGDRSLDQKMKFLRDNDFLHDLSVSTEGPSWRLMTVLRLLSLPQTLYHHWRAVLLGQVVCEDREGWSVQTAKTLCQRLLQDTHTALDKISVLLLQRDQAVREQLHVVQSLRQEERCILGSCLEVLEDTLRQPDQLLSCQPDIDAAS, from the exons ATGAAGTTCCTTCATCGACGAGGGTTCACCTCAGCGCTGCTGCAGCCCGCCGTCTTCACAG acacaggCAGAGGACTGCAGGCTCTGAAGACCATAAAG CCCGGCCAGCTGCTCATTTCTCTGCCTGAGTCTTGTCTCCTCACGACCTCGACTGTCCTGAACAGCTACCTGGGACATTATGTCAAGAG CTGGACACCCCGGCTCTCTCCCCTGCTGGCGCTCTGTGTCTTCCTGGTGTgcgagcagcacagaggagaggccTCTGATTGGTTCCCGTACATCGACATGCTGCCCGCCACTTACACCTGCCCCGCCTACTTCACAGACGATGTCATGGCtgtcctgcctgtctgtctgcagagacgGGCGTCAGAGCAGAGGGACGCGGTGCGAGAACTGCACGGCCTCAATCAGGACTTCTTCAG ATCCCTGCAGCCAATCCTGAGTCAGCCTGTGGACAAGGTGTTGACATATGAGGCActgag GTGGGCCTGGTGTAGTGTCAACACACGCTCCGTCTTCATGTCCCACTCGTCCAACAGCTTCCTGTGTGGACAGGATGTTTATGCCTTGGCTCCCTTCCTGGACCTGCTCAACCACCGTCCTGACGTGCAG GTCAAAGCGGGTTTCAACCACGTGACAGGATGCTATGAAGTCAGCAGCGTCTCGGGGACGCCGGGCTACCAGCAGGCCTTCATCCACTACGGCTCCCACGACAGCCAGCGCCTGCTGCTGGAGTACGGCTTCGTCGCCCCCTCCAACCCCCACAGCGTGGTCTACGTGGATccag ATGTCCTGGCAGACTTGTTAAGAGGAGACAGGAGTTTGGACCAGAAGATGAAGTTCCTCAGAGACAACGACTTCCTTCA TGATCTGAGTGTGTCCACTGAAGGTCCCAGCTGGAGGCTGATGACGGTGCTCAGGCTGCTGTCGCTGCCACAGACACTGTA TCACCACTGGAGGGCGGTGTTGCTCGGTCAGGTGGTgtgtgaagacagagaggggtGGAGCGTCCAGACAGCGAAGACTCTCTGTCAGCGACTactgcaagacacacacacagctctggaTAAG atctccgtcctcctcctgcagcgcGACCAGGCCGTCAGGGAGCAGCTCCACGTGGTCCAGTCActgcgacaggaggagaggtgcATCCTGGGAAGCTGTCTGGAGGTACTGGAGGACACACTGAGACAACCGGACCAACTGTTGTCGTGCCAACCCGACATTGACGCCGCGAGTTGA
- the cbr1 gene encoding carbonyl reductase [NADPH] 1, giving the protein MVAKVAVVTGGNKGIGLAIVRALCKQFQGDVYLTARDVGRGQEAVASLASEGLKTTFHQLDINSLDSISSAVAHFKDKYGGVDILINNAGIAFKGADPTPFAVQAEVTLKTNFFATRDMLTHFMPLVKPGGRVVNVSSFVGSHALSQCSPALQQRFRSEDITEDELVGLMQRFVEEAGKGQHKEGGWADTAYGMSKTGLTTLSMILARRLSKERPNDGILLNACCPGWVRTDMAGPKAPKSPDEGAETPVYLALLPAGAAEPHGKFVSEKEVQPW; this is encoded by the exons ATGGTCGCCAAGGTTGCCGTGGTAACGGGTGGAAACAAGGGCATCGGCCTGGCCATCGTCCGAGCGCTCTGCAAGCAGTTCCAGGGAGACGTGTACCTGACCGCCAGAGACGT CGGTCGTGGACAGGAAGCTGTGGCGTCTCTGGCCTCGGAGGGACTGAAGACCACATTTCACCAGCTGGACATCAACAGCCTGGACAGCATCAGCTCGGCCGTAGCTCACTTCAAGGACAAGTACGGAGGAGTGGACATCCTGATCAACAATGCTGGGATCGCATTCAAAG GGGCAGACCCGACTCCCTTTGCCGTCCAGGCGGAAGTGACCCTGAAGACAAACTTCTTCGCCACCAGAGACATGTTGACTCACTTCATGCCGCTTGTCAAACCTGGAG gccGTGTGGTGAACGTCTCCAGCTTCGTGGGTTCCCACGCTTTGAGCCAGTGCAGTCCGGCCCTTCAGCAGCGTTTCCGCAGCGAGGACATCACGGAGGACGAGCTGGTGGGACTCATGCAGCGATTCGTCGAGGAGGCCGGGAAGGGCCAGCACAAGGAGGGAGGCTGGGCCGACACGGCGTACGGCATGTCCAAGACGGGACTGACG ACCCTGTCCATGATCCTGGCCCGTCGTCTGTCCAAGGAGAGACCGAATGACGGG ATCTTGCTGAACGCCTGCTGTCCTGGGTGGGTGCGCACCGACATGGCCGGCCCCAAAGCCCCCAAGTCACCAGACGAGGGCGCTGAAACTCCCGTCTACCTGGCGCTGCTGCCGGCCGGAGCCGCCGAACCACACGGGAAGTTCGTCTCTGAAAAAGAGGTTCAGCCATGGTGA